The Kocuria turfanensis genome contains the following window.
GCGGTCGGGCGAGAGGAAGCGCTCGAAGAGCAGGTCGTGCTCCAGGGGGTCCACCTGGGAGACGTCGAGCAGGTAGTTGACGAGCGAGGAGACCCCGGAGCCGCGGGCGGCGTGCCGGACGCCCATCGCCCCGATCATCGCGGAGACCTCGGCCACGGTGAGGAAGTAGGAGGCGAAGCCCAGCTCCCCGATCACCCCCAGCTCCCGGTCCAGCCGGGACCGCACCGCCGGGCCCGCCCGGCGGCCCGGGTAGCGCCGCGCCAGGCCGGCCTCGCAGCGGGCCCGCAGCTCCGCGGGCGCCGGGCGCCGCAGGCCCAGCACGGAGGCCTCGGGCACCACCGGGCGCCCCCAGCCGCAGTCGGCCACCGGGTCCAGGCGGCTCCGGTCGGCGATCCGCTGGGTGCCCGCCAGCAGGGCCGTGGCGCCGGCGACCCCGAGGTCGGCGGCCCGGGCGACCTCCGCGGCCAGCGAGCGCATCTGCCGGGTGGACTTGAGCCAGCCCTGGCCGTTGGGCTGCAGCGGCTCCGTCGGGGGCGCCCGACGGTCGGCGGCGCCCCCGCCGCCGGACGGACCGGCCCGGCCGAGGGCCTCGAGCGGGGTGAGGGCGCGGGCGGCGTCGAGGACGTCGGCGGTCGCCGCCTCGGCGGGGGTGGCGTAGCGCACCGCGTTGGTCAGCACGGGGGTCAGCCCCGCCTCGACGGCGGCGCGCAGCAGCCGGGCCGCGTGGGAGGTGCTGCACGCGGTGCCGGGGGCGGCCAGGTGGGTGACCACCTCCACGGCGAGCGCCTCCGCCGGCAGCCGGGCCCGCCAGCGGGCCAGGGCGGCGCGGCCGGCGCGGTAGCGGCGGGCGGCAAGCTCCTGCCCGACGTCGGAGGCCGGCCCGAGCAGCACGCTCAGCAGGGGGCCCGTGCACCCGGGGCGGACGGCGTGGGCGGCGATCTGGTCCGGGTCCACCCCGGGCGGGCCGCCGCCGGCGTGGGCGGCGGAGACGAGCCGGCACAGGGCGGCGTAGCCGGCACCGGCGGTCCCGCCGGCGGCGAGGACCAGCACGCGGCCGAGGACGCGCTCGCGCCCGGGACCGTACAGGGCGAGGTCGACGCCCAGGACGGGGTCGATGCCGTGCTCCCGGCACGCGCCCAGGTGCTTGACCGCGCCGTAGAGCCCGTCCCGGTCGGTGCAGGCGAGCACCTCCGCGCCGTCCGCGGCCGCCGCGGCGACGAGGACGGAGGGCCGGCTCACCCCGTAGTGGGCGCTGAAGGCGGTGGCGACGTGCAGGTGCGGAAAGCTCACACCGGTATTCGAATATGTGTTCGAACTTAAGTCAATTGCAAACGCCGGTGCGGGGCGGGCGGATCACGCCCCGGCGAACTGGGGCAGCACGGCGTCCCCGAAGGCGTCGAGGAAGGACGCCTGCTCCTGTCCCACGTGGTGCAGGTGGATCTCGTCGAAGCCGAGCTCGGCGTACTCGTGCAGCCACTGCGCGTGCCGGCCGAGGTCGGCGGAGACGTTGACCGCCCCGGCGATCTGCTCGTCCCCGACGTCCTGCTGGACCGCCTTGCGCTGGTAGTCCTGCGGGGAGGCGAGCTCGGCCATGGTGACGGGGTCGAAGACGTTGGTGCGCCACTGGTCGAAGGCGATCGCCCGGGCCTGCTCCAGGGAGGGCGCCCAGCTCAGGTGCACCTGCAGGGCGGTCCGCCCGGTGCCGCCGGCCTCGCGCCAGGTCCCGAGCATCCGGCGCAGGTCCTCGAGGGGCTGGTTGACGGTGATGAACCCGTCGGCCACGGGGGCGAAGCGGCGGACGGTGGCCGGGGTGAGGGCGGCCACCAGCAGGGGCGGGGCGACCTCCGGGGGGTCCCAGACCCGGGCGCGGTCGGCGTGCAGCGGTGCGCGGTGGCTGACCTCCTCCCCCGCGTGCAGGCGGCGGACGACGTCGAAGCTCGCCTCGAGGAACTGCTGGCGCTGCTCCTTCTCCGGCCACTCCGGGCTGACCGGGCGCTCGTTGAGCCGCTGCCCGCTGCCCAGGGCGGCCCAGAGCCGGCCGGGGAACATGCGGGCGAGGGTGGCAGTGGCCTGGGCGGTGACCACGGGGTGGTAGCGCCGGCCCGGGGCGTGCACGAACCCGAACGGCAGCGCCGTGGTGGCCAGCGCCGCGCCCAGCCAGGACAGGGCGAAGCCGGAGTGGCCCTGGCGCGGGGACCACGGCTCCAGGTGGTCGGAGCACATGGCGGCGCCGAAGCCGGCCTGCTCGGCGTGCCGGACGTCGCGCAGCAGCTGCTCGGGCGGGATCTGCTCGTGGGAGGCGTGGAAGCCGATGGTCGCCATGGGGCCCTCCGGTCGGGGTCGGGGTCGGGGTCGGGGTCGGGATGGGTGCCGTCGGCCGGCCCGGACGGCCAGCCCGGGTCAGGAGCTCCGGGTCAGGAGCTCCTCGGCGGGGGTGCAGACGTTGCGCAGCTGCCCGATGCCCTCGATCTCGGTGACGACCTCCTGGCCGTCGCGCAACCAGATCCGGCGGGGCTTCTTGGCCAGGCCCACCCCGGCGGGGGTGCCGCAGGCCACGAGGTCCCCGGGCTCGAGGGTCAGGAACCGGCTGAGGTACTCGACCAGCGCCACGGCGGAGAAGATCATCCGGTCGGTGCCCGAGTCCTGGTGGAGCACGCCGTCGACGCTGCAGCGGATGGCCAGCCCCGCCTCGGGGTCGACCTCGTCCGGGGTCACGACCACGGGCCCCACCGGGGTGGTGCGGTCGAAGTTCTTGCCCTGGAACCACTCGGAGGTCCGGCCCTGCCAGTCCCGCACCGAGATGTCGTTCATGATCGTGTACCCGGCGATGGCGGCGCGGGCCTGCTCCGGCGTGGCGTGGCGCAGGGGCGAGCCGATCACCGCGGTCAGCTCGGCCTCCCAGTCGATCTTCTCGGACTCCTCCGGCATGGCGATGGGGTCGGTGGGGCCGATCAGCGCGGTGGCGTACTTCGCGAAGATCGTGGGGTGCTCCGGGATCTCCTGGCCGACCTCCTCCGCGTGGTCGTAGTAGTTGAGCCCCGCGCACAGGATCTTGCCGGGGCGCAGCACGGGCGCCGCCAGCTCCTCCGGGGCGGGCGCGGGACCCGGCTCCCCGGCCAGCCGCAGGTCGCCCCCGGCGAGGAGGGCCCCGACGTCGGGGACGGGCAGGTAGACGGTCTCCCCCGCCTCCTGGCGGAAGGCCTGGGTGGTGCCGTTGCGTCGCACGGTGCCGAGTCTCACGGGTGCCGCCTTTCTGTGCCGCGGGTGCTGCGCCTCCGGGCTCCCCCGCGCGCGGCGGGCGGGCCCTGCACTCCGATCCTATGCGCCCGGGGCGCGGTGGCCGGCGCCCCTAGGCGCAGCGCACCACCTGGGTCCCCGAGGCGCTGGTGGCCGCCAGCAGCCGCCAGCGACCGGTGTCGAGGGTGTGGACGAGCTCGAGGGTCAGCAGCTCCGAGCGGACGGTGAGCTGGACCTGGACCCGCCACATCTGCTGGTCCACCGCCCCGATCCCGCGGTCCTTGGGCAGCCGGGCGTCCTCGGCCCACCACGCCCGGCGCTCGTACCAGCGCACGGGGTCCTGCGCCACCCGGTAGCCCCGTCCGCGCCAGCGCACGGTCACCGGCACGCCGCCGGCGTCGCAGTCCACCTCGACGCCCTCCGTCAGAAAGCCCACGACGGCCCCTCCCTTCCTCGGTCCCGGCGCCCGCCGTGCGGCGCGCCCTGTCCTCTGGAAGCTAGAACACCTGTACGACAGGCTAACCCTCCGGACAGCTTCGACGGAACACCTGTTCCCCGGCGGTGGCCGCTTCCGCGCGGGCCGGTCACCGCCCTGCCCCGCGCTCCGGGTGCGCCGGGGAGCGGCGGGGAAGCATGGACAAGACCGGCGAAATGGATACGCTGAAAGCACGGAGGGCTTGCCCCGCGAGACCCCCCGGGTCGTCCCCTGTCCCCTCGCCCGACCCACGCCGGAGCACCCGGCGCCGACATCACGGAGGCCTCCATGACCGGAACCATCACGCTGATCGCCCACACGACGGAGAACACCAGGACTCCTGCCGTGTCCCTGCGACCGGCCACCCCGGAGGACGCCGAGAGTCTCGCCCAGCTCTACTACTCCTCCTACGAGCAGGGCGGGGTCTCCAGCCTCGAGGAGGCGCGCACGGTGATCCGGGGCGTCTTCGACGGCGAGTACGGGCCCTTCCTGCCCGAGGCCTCGCCGGTGGTGGTGGACGACGACGGGACCATCGTGGCCGCGGCCCTGGTCCTGGCCCGGCGCGTCGGCGAGGACCTGCCCGACGCCCCCTACATCTTCGAGCTGTTCACCGCGGCCTCCCGCCGCCGGCAGGGCCTGGCCGAGCAGCTGGTGCGCTGCGCCATGAGCACCCTCTACGACCACGGCTACGACCAGGTGAGCCTGCGCATCGCGGAGGACAACGCGGCGGCGCTCGCGCTGTACCTGACGCTCGACTTCAACCGCTGGGTCCCCGAGACGGACTACGAGACGGACTACGTCTGAGCCCCGGCGGGGCCGGGCTCACAGCGTGAGGTCCTCCCGGACCGGGGGGTCGGCCGCGACGTCCACGAACCGGGCCCAGTGCAGGCGCACGGCCACGAGCCGGGTGCTGTCCTTGCCCGTGGCGCCCGGGTGACGGGACTCCAGCAGCTCGCCGGCGTCCTGCGCCGCAGGGCCCTCGAGCACCGCGGCGCGCCCCTCGAGCTGGAACTCCTGGCCGTCCCCCGAGACCACCACCAGGGAGACCCGGGGGTCGGCCCGCAGGTTCGCGTACTTGCGGCTGCGCTCGTTCGTGCCGAAGACCAGCCGCCCGTCCTCGTGGGCCGCGAGGTTGATCCACGCGGACTCGGGGCAGCCGGTGCCGCTGTTGGTCGCCACGACCCCGCCGCCGTGGGCCCGCACGAAGTCGCGGACCCGGCGGAGGGCCTCCCCGGCGCTCAGAACAGGCTCCGCTGCGGGAGGACGAGCTCCGGGGAGTTGTTGCGCACGTTGCCGACGGCCGGGTCCACCGGGTCGAGCACCCACCGGGCGGCCGTCCGGTGCGCCTCGGCCCGCACCAGGTCCACCAGCTGCGGGGCGTCGTCCTCCCCCGGGCGCAGCCAGTCGTCGACGTGCTCGGGGGCCAGCGGGATCGGCATCCGGTCGTGCAGCCCGTGCAGCTCCGTGAGCACGGGGTGCTCGGCGGAGGGCTCCGGGGAGTCGGTGGTGAGGATCGAGCAGGACAGCAGCCACGTGCTGTCCCCGCCGTCCCGGCCGGGCTGCAGGGCCGCCGAGTGCAGCTCCGCGCCCTCGGGCACCCGCCACCACTCGTAGATCCCGGCGAACCAGATGGTCTCGTCCGGGTCGGCCGGGTGGACGTAGTAGGGCTGCTTGCGCCCGCCCTTGCCGGGGCCCGGCTCGCGCTTCCACTCGTAGTAGCCGTTGGCGGGGACCGCGCAGCGGCGGGCGCGGACCGCCTTGCGGAAGGACGGCTTCTCCAGGACGGTCTCCGACCGGGCGTTGAACATCTTCGACCCGACCGCGGGGTCCTTGGCCCAGCCCGGGACCAGTCCCCAGCGGGCCACGTGCAGCTCGCGGACCAGCTCCCCGCCGTCGTCCCGGCCGTCCCCGCCCGCCAGGCGCTCCAGGACGATGGGCACGTCGGTGGTGGGCGCGGTGTTCCAGTTGGCCCGCAGCCGCTCGGAGTCGGCCTCGCCGAGGCTCTCGTCCGGGACGGCCCCGGTCTCGGCCACGAGGTCGCCCACGGCCCGGGCGATGACGTAGCGTCCGCACATCTGCTGCCTCCTCGGTCTGCCCGGCGCGCGGCCGGGACTCAGTCGGTGAGCGGCCCGTATCCCAGGTACTCGGAGTACATGCCGTACACCTTGCGGATCCCGCGCTCGACGTCGGCCACGGTGGTGCCCGGGCGCAGGTCGTCCACGGCCCCGGCGGTCGCGGGGTCCCACTCCAGGTCCAGGGCGGCGTAGACGTCGGTGAGCACCGAGCGGATGGGCTCGGACTGCTCGATCACCAGCACGGTGCTGAAGTACCAGGCGCCCGCGACCACCCGCTGGGCGGTGCCGGCCAGCTTCACCTTCCGGCCCGGGGTCGACGACGACGCCGGGTGCGTCCCGTGCACGCTGTGCTCCCCGGCGCAGTACTCGCCGGGGATCTCCCCGACGTCGGCCTCGACCTCGAGCTCCTCCAGGGCCGCCACGAGCATGTCCCCGAACAGGCGGTAGCGGTCCTGGATGCCCGTGGTCGGGTCCTCGGCCGCCTCGAGGTGGTCCACGATCAGGCACCCGCCGTGGTAGGCCGCCGCGCGCCCGCCCACCCGCCGGACCAGGGGCTCGAAGCCGCTCTCGCGGGCGGCCCGGGCGGCGTCGGCGAAGCCCGGGCGCAGCTCGTCCCGGCGGCCGAAGGCGACCGTGGGCGCCGGTTCGTAGAGGCGCAGCACGGGACCGCTGCGGCGGACGTCGGCGAGGAGGGTCATGGCGCTCTCGTAGTCCTGCTGGGCGCCCAGGGACTCGCGCTGGCGGAGTAGTTTCATGCTGGATCCCAGTCTAGTCGCGGGTCAGCGCGCGGCGATGCCGCTGGCGCGGAACCACTGCCCCAGGGCCACCGCGCTGACCTCGACCTTCTCGGCCCACGCGAGCGCGGCCTCGTCGGCGGCGTCGGAGACGTGCTTGACCATCCGCAGCCGCACGCCCAGGTGCCGGCAGGCCACCGCGATCGCCCAGCCCTCCATGTCCACGAGGTCGGCCCGGGCGGCCAGGGCGTCCCGGGCGGGTCCGCCGGCCACGAACGAGTCCCCGGTGGCGAGGACCGGGCCGGTGCCGCCGAGCTCGATGACGTTGTCCACGGGGATCCCGGCCGCGCGCAGCAGCTGCTCGTCCACGTCCCGGTTGATGATCCGGGAGGGCTCGTGCACCCCGTGCAGCCCGTCCCGCAGCGCCCCGGCGCTGCCGATGTTGAGCACCGTCAGCTCCGCCCGCCGCGCGGGGTCCGGGCAGCGGGTGAGCACCGCCTCGGTGGTGCGCACCGCCGCCGCCGACATCCCGACGCCGATCAGGACCAGGTCGATGTCGTCCGGGAAGTACTTGGTCTCCAGCGGGTGGGCGGCGAGCACGAGCAGTTTCTGCACCCGCCCACTCTATCCGCACCCCCGTGTGCCCCCACCCGCCCCGCACCCGGCACCGAGTCCCCCACTCCCGCCGGTCCGCACCGCCGAGTCCCCCACTCCCACCGGTCCGCACCGCCGAGTCCCCCCTGTCCTCGCAGATCCCCCCGATCGGACGGGGGGATCTGCGCGCACAGGGGGGACTCGGCGCAACAGGGTGGATCACCGGGGATCCGGCGCCGTGGGGCGCCGTCGCCGGGTGCGGCGCGGGGGACTCGGCGCCGCGGCGTTCAGCGCGGGCGGAGGGCGAACAGCGCGGCGAGCCGGCGGTCGGA
Protein-coding sequences here:
- a CDS encoding TIGR03885 family FMN-dependent LLM class oxidoreductase; this encodes MATIGFHASHEQIPPEQLLRDVRHAEQAGFGAAMCSDHLEPWSPRQGHSGFALSWLGAALATTALPFGFVHAPGRRYHPVVTAQATATLARMFPGRLWAALGSGQRLNERPVSPEWPEKEQRQQFLEASFDVVRRLHAGEEVSHRAPLHADRARVWDPPEVAPPLLVAALTPATVRRFAPVADGFITVNQPLEDLRRMLGTWREAGGTGRTALQVHLSWAPSLEQARAIAFDQWRTNVFDPVTMAELASPQDYQRKAVQQDVGDEQIAGAVNVSADLGRHAQWLHEYAELGFDEIHLHHVGQEQASFLDAFGDAVLPQFAGA
- a CDS encoding fumarylacetoacetate hydrolase family protein — translated: MRLGTVRRNGTTQAFRQEAGETVYLPVPDVGALLAGGDLRLAGEPGPAPAPEELAAPVLRPGKILCAGLNYYDHAEEVGQEIPEHPTIFAKYATALIGPTDPIAMPEESEKIDWEAELTAVIGSPLRHATPEQARAAIAGYTIMNDISVRDWQGRTSEWFQGKNFDRTTPVGPVVVTPDEVDPEAGLAIRCSVDGVLHQDSGTDRMIFSAVALVEYLSRFLTLEPGDLVACGTPAGVGLAKKPRRIWLRDGQEVVTEIEGIGQLRNVCTPAEELLTRSS
- a CDS encoding DUF6504 family protein — translated: MGFLTEGVEVDCDAGGVPVTVRWRGRGYRVAQDPVRWYERRAWWAEDARLPKDRGIGAVDQQMWRVQVQLTVRSELLTLELVHTLDTGRWRLLAATSASGTQVVRCA
- a CDS encoding GNAT family N-acetyltransferase, whose product is MTGTITLIAHTTENTRTPAVSLRPATPEDAESLAQLYYSSYEQGGVSSLEEARTVIRGVFDGEYGPFLPEASPVVVDDDGTIVAAALVLARRVGEDLPDAPYIFELFTAASRRRQGLAEQLVRCAMSTLYDHGYDQVSLRIAEDNAAALALYLTLDFNRWVPETDYETDYV
- a CDS encoding pyridoxamine 5'-phosphate oxidase family protein; amino-acid sequence: MSAGEALRRVRDFVRAHGGGVVATNSGTGCPESAWINLAAHEDGRLVFGTNERSRKYANLRADPRVSLVVVSGDGQEFQLEGRAAVLEGPAAQDAGELLESRHPGATGKDSTRLVAVRLHWARFVDVAADPPVREDLTL
- a CDS encoding SOS response-associated peptidase; this translates as MCGRYVIARAVGDLVAETGAVPDESLGEADSERLRANWNTAPTTDVPIVLERLAGGDGRDDGGELVRELHVARWGLVPGWAKDPAVGSKMFNARSETVLEKPSFRKAVRARRCAVPANGYYEWKREPGPGKGGRKQPYYVHPADPDETIWFAGIYEWWRVPEGAELHSAALQPGRDGGDSTWLLSCSILTTDSPEPSAEHPVLTELHGLHDRMPIPLAPEHVDDWLRPGEDDAPQLVDLVRAEAHRTAARWVLDPVDPAVGNVRNNSPELVLPQRSLF
- a CDS encoding lipoate--protein ligase family protein; the encoded protein is MKLLRQRESLGAQQDYESAMTLLADVRRSGPVLRLYEPAPTVAFGRRDELRPGFADAARAARESGFEPLVRRVGGRAAAYHGGCLIVDHLEAAEDPTTGIQDRYRLFGDMLVAALEELEVEADVGEIPGEYCAGEHSVHGTHPASSSTPGRKVKLAGTAQRVVAGAWYFSTVLVIEQSEPIRSVLTDVYAALDLEWDPATAGAVDDLRPGTTVADVERGIRKVYGMYSEYLGYGPLTD
- a CDS encoding nucleosidase, with product MQKLLVLAAHPLETKYFPDDIDLVLIGVGMSAAAVRTTEAVLTRCPDPARRAELTVLNIGSAGALRDGLHGVHEPSRIINRDVDEQLLRAAGIPVDNVIELGGTGPVLATGDSFVAGGPARDALAARADLVDMEGWAIAVACRHLGVRLRMVKHVSDAADEAALAWAEKVEVSAVALGQWFRASGIAAR